Genomic window (Rosa chinensis cultivar Old Blush chromosome 6, RchiOBHm-V2, whole genome shotgun sequence):
TGTACGAACTAAATTCTTAGTAACATTTCATAGAATACATTGAGTacaccaccaaaaaaaaaaaaaaggtaaaagaaCACAAAATAGGTAACCAATGAAACTCATagcataaaacaaaacaaaaaatcagtAGCATTAAAGTTTAAGAACTTAAAAGTCATACCTACTACatactctcttttttttgtcaCCTGAAAGTCAGATGTTTTACCCAACTCCTCAAGTTAGCATAGGTATAATAGGTATGGTATAGATGTACGTATAGTCGAACAAACCTCTATGATAGGTATGCAACAAATAAAAACTATTATGCGAACTAAATTCTTAGTAACATTTCATTGAATACATTGATGCAccacaaaaaaaatttaaacataTAAAAAAACCATAAACTATGTTCTCCACAATCTCAATCATATCAACAATATGCAAAATAGATCAAATTGCATGATTCTAGCAATATTGATGACAATATTAAAGTTAGGAATTACaaaacctacaattaaaataagAATTAATGCAAAGAGctttagagcatttttagcaatgctagccattttttgagtcaaattttagcaaaaatagctaaaaaggttattttagctagtcactttagaaatacgtctgtatcaatgctctctattttagttaattttaaatttatattactttttaaatgaaaattaaatactttaaatgtatttataatttatataaaataactcaaaatgaatgttttaaattatagagagcctcatctcgctctctatatttaggagtgagatagctaaaagttataatggagagccacttaggagtctggtgcagctactaaaatagataaaaaggtaaacatgctctctaaaatagctaaggagctaaaatagagagtttgctaaaaatgctcttaatCATGGAATACATAACATTATTTTTTTGGCAATAGGTAGATTAGTGTAGGTTAATAAATTTTCTTTCAGTGACAATTTCTGTAATTTTGAGAGAAAAATGGTTGTATTATTTATCTTACATGACAACTCTTTGGtgtaaattgaaaagaaataattgcTGAGTCTTACCTAACATTTCTTATAAAAATTAGACATCTAATGAATTGCCCaatttttttatgtaccttGAGCGCTTCATCTTGTATAACCACAGTGCTTTGATGTTCCCAGCCTTTTAGAGCTTCAACAATGAGTTGATCGAACTGTTTGATGAACACTGACAGAGAATTTGTAGAGAACAAACTGCCCAATTGGCCACGAAGTAGTTTGTGGTGTTGGTGTGAAGCACAAAGCAAGCTTTGATTTCCCACTAGCTCCGCAATAGATTTTATGTATCTCTTCCCGAATTTCCCCGAGTCATTGTTTAGAATTACCTTAGCTGACTTGGTGCTCGACACAAAGACATGCGTCCCCCCAAATATGTTGGTCTTGAAGCATTTGCCGTATCTACAAATTAATGACATGCACGTTATATTGTTAGATTGTTGATTTAAACCAGGCATGTATCATAAGCACAAAGACAAAAGAAATGGAGGAGGTGATACCGGAGACGGCGCAATCTGACAAACTCATAAAACCCTTTGCCACTATAAATGGCAGCCATGAAGTGTAAGGTCTCTCCGATCAATGGTAATCCTCGACTTCCTGGAGGAATATCAACCTTTGGTTCTTGTTGAGAGTAGTACTGCAGGGGCTTCATAATCTGATAAACCAGGAATGTTAAGGCAGTTAACACGAATAGCCCTGCCCAATAAGAAAAGCAAAGATTTTCCGGAGGCAAAATTGAAGCCATTCTTTTGCTTATAGCTATCTCTGCTAAATGAGTTAGCTGGCAAATAGTTGAATAATGATCATATGGAAACTTTGTTCTGCGCGCGATCGATCTAATATATACTTAAACCCTTGATCGACTAGCTGAATTCGTATGCATAGCAGAGAGAGACGTGTACGGTAGAGAGGGTGGGATTTTGGCCGACATGAGTTGCTGTGATTTGTGAAATGAGGCCCCAAGGTAGAGCTAATTAACACTAGACAATTTGCTTAGTTAATTAGGACCATCAAAATTGTGCGGTAGCTTTATCATTATGATTTTTTGAGCAACTTTTTTGGTATGAAGAGTGACGTGATTGAGCTCTAATGCTTCATCCACTGAAATTCCTCATTATTGTTCATAGCTTTTGGCTCCAACATCATCATGGTGCTGCCAACAAAAGCTCAAGTGTAATCGAAGAAAAAATAACGCATTTAAGAAAAAAAGCAAGTCGAATTTTTGAACTTGATAGGTCCTTGAACAGATCGAAATGAGTTGAGATCTGTACAGGCCTTCAAATATGTTCCTTCCCTTATTAACTCTCGAAACAACTATTCGAAAACAATACACACGTACAGATCGATTGATAGATATTGTTCATGAAAGCCAAGAATGATCTGGAAATAAATTACAAAACATGCACAATTATAATTAGTTCTTAATGAGTGAAATGACCAAGTTGATGTACTTGGTTCTAGATTTTGACAAGCGATCGCTGACGAGCTCTGCGTACCTCTGAAACAAAGTATCCATCGTAAGATCTTCACCAAAATGAGACTCGAGCATTGACTCCACCACGGCTCTTATGGTCTTGGCTACTCGCTCGCCACTGCTTGCTACGGTTTCATTGGTTGTGTTTTTCGTGTTTTTATCCAGATCAGTACCACCATCCCAATCAATTTCGAATGCTTCAAGGCGGTCCATTACGAATGATCCTTCTTTTTGTAACTGCAAATTCAATTCGTCCGGACATGGAGCATAGTAGGGAGCATGGAACGAttcaactttttcttcttcaatagAGCCCTGCTTGCAAccattaatttaaaaaaaaaaaaaaaaaactaaaacctaatcTAGGCAAAGAACCCTTTCACGTGGAAAGGGAAGCTCCCTCTCTCGGCGCTTACAGTTTCTAATTTTGATAACTTTAGTTCTGGTTGTCCTAGGGGTTTCAAGTTGTAATTTCTTTTCGCTCCTCAAAAAAATAGGCATCATACTCAAACGAAAATGTTTCCCTGGTCAATTATtgactaagaaaataatgttcaacaaCCCTGAGATGTAAATCCAATGTCAGAgataattattattaagttaaagTGTTTTATTTTCCACCTTTAGatgtaaaaaaacaaaaacaaaaaacttaaaCCTAATCTAGGCAAATAGGCATCATactcaaaaatcaaaactaatTGATAATGGGTGAAGAGGCTTAATAATGATAAGCACTATTATAACTCTGAGTCTGAAAATTACTTCATTAAAGAGAGCCTAGAGTCCCAAAGATGCTAGCCATAAATATACCAACAACCTTAATTAGGAAAATAAACTCTCAtacatgtcaaaaaaaaaaaaaaaaaacaaacaaacaaattttaATTCCTGCAAGGTGTAAACTTATGACAACAACCGAAAACAAAACAGGGATAAAAAATAGGGGGCTCACACTCACTCTCAGCTTGCTACGTGTCAATAGACAAAGCtaatagaaaatatgatatttttattcCATTCTTTACcccttaaattaaaaaaataaataaataatcctTATCTTCTACATTTTCATAACCAACGGACCAAACAACTCAAGAAACTCCTACTAAAGCTCCATCGACAAAAATGACTGTTTGTTGTTTTGGATATGTTTGCTTCAACAAAAAATTCTTAGGAATCAACATATCACCAATTCCAGAACCATCTGAAATCTATCATCACATATTCAGAGCCAAGCCCTTGTTGTTTTGTAATCAGACTGAGTGAGTTTTTTTGGGCCAATTATGTTTTTGTCCGAGTGCTTCTATTGGAATCAACTCAGATTTATTCCCACCGGCGACTGAACCCATCTCGCTGCCTGCTTCAGTTCCTCAATGGCCTCCAGGTGAAGGTTTTGCTTCTGGAAAAATAAGTATTGGAGAAACAGAGGTTTTCAAGATCACCAGATTTGAACGAATCTGGGCCTGCTCTCTGCCAGAGgacgagaaaaaaaaacaaaaaaaaatccattgaCCAAACCCACCTctccaaattaaaatcaaaccCCCAATTCTCCGACCCAATCCCAATAATCTCTCTCAATCTTTAACCATATCCACAACCTTGGATTTATGATCAAACCCGAAATCTGGAACTACCGATTGAGGAACATGTTGTTTTGAAGATTTCCAACGACTCGTCGAAATTTGGGGCCTCCGTGAGGAGGGCATCAAGGCGGCTTCGGTGGCGCCGGCGGAGAAGTCGACGGGCGTGGTGCGCAGAATGGAATGGTAGGCTGTGGTGGCGTGGGAGATCGAGGGTGGTCGGAAGAGACCGGAGGAGGAGGATTGGATTCATGGTGACAAGGAAAGAAGGGAAATAGATcgaattttattgtttttttttcttctttttgttacaGCTTTTTCATCggaaaagtttttattttttattttaatttaatgaGGGTGAGAAGGGAAATAGAACAGTCAAATTTCTATAAGCTTTGTCTATTCACACGTGGCAAGCTGAGAGTGAGTGTGGCTCATCCACACCCAAGGTGAGTGTGAGCCTAGCACTCCCCAAAAAATAGACACGCTCAAAAAACAACCTTAATTACAAATTTGCAATGTGGGACAACACTACACGTTATCGCAATACAGAACACATGTCAGGTTCGAGTGGAGGATATTGATGACGATAGTATGACGTTACCTCTAAAACCAAGGTCATTAATGCATTGGCTAAGAGCTCCCACTGGAGATAGCAACTCTCTTCAATTGTGGGGTCTGACAATCGCCTTCCCATGAATGACAGAACCATTCGTCCTCCGGATACAATTTCTTCAGCGCGAGACTTCAGAAACACAGAAAAGTCCTTGTGGAATTGCTGTGAATATGCCTCCTTCACACATTCTGGGCTGCTCTTGGATATGTAGATCTTCCCCTTGTTCAAGGCTGTATCTAGTCCAGGGGGAACCTGCACCAggacacacatacatatatagcaCACTATTAAGTTATTGATAATGATAGGAAGTAGCGAAAAATGTTACAGGCAGAAAGCCTACACAAGAAAAATAGATCCAAACTGCATCCACGGAAATGGAGAGATTGATCGAATTAGGGCTACCTGGGAGAGCCAATGAAGACTAGAGGAAGAGTGAACAAAGTGCAAGCTCTTGTTGGGAAATAGTCTACCATAAAAAGAACCAGGCACAGCAGAAATAAAGAGATCAGGCCCCTCACTAGTAGTAGTATCCTTGAAGTCTTGCTTGAACTTGTCGTAGAACTCTGGCAGTGACACGAAAATGGTGTTGAAGTCGTTGCTAAAGAGGTCATTGAGATACACTCTAAACTCCCGTGTGGATGACTGGAGCTGGAGGCTCGGCTGGCTCAGGCGACTGTATTCCGCATGTATGACATCCATGACCTCTGAAATGAGTAACAAGGAGTTTGGTCCAGAGGAGCAACCCAAATCTGCTATGCCAAAACTTTGTTTTGGCACAAGATCTGAACCCAAGATTTTCAGTACTGTTTCCTCAATGATTGGCTTTGTTATGGATAGTATTTTGCACTACATATTAATATAAATGAACTAATCTCTAGATGAAAAATGGAATCAGAAGAATTAGATCGAAGTGCCGGCGGCCTAATTACCTGAATTTTGGAATTTTTGGCGTAACTAGTTTCGTCATCCCCTTTGTTCATGTGAAGTATCTGcttcacttccatgtttctcgCTCTGTTCGGGTGCTGTAAATATCTTTGATGATTGGAGTTTGGGACTCCATATATATGCTGTTAGAGAAATTTCACCCGTCCCCTACATGTTGTTCTACTTCTACCAGCTTATCTACCGAAATTAGCTCCTTTTAGCTACCGAAATTGTTGGTTTCATCTAATTGTTTTATGAGGACTCAcatcttcaatttcttttttaacttgaggaaaaaaaaaatgctttagCTTTAGTGGCATAATTAATCAAAAACGATAGTCGTCTGGCATGCATGGAACgtgtttttattttactttcccttgttcttttttctttttattctctctctctctctctctctctctctctctctatatatatatatatatatatatatatatttttttttttggagagacTACCTCACGTATGCATCAATCCAGCTCATAACAGTATCTTTGGAAACCGAACTGGATCCCTTGGCCATCATACAGATAGAGATTAATTCTCAAGTAGTCTCCGGCCAATTataatctttttttattttattttatcaaataaTTAGAATCTCTTTTCTTcatcatatttttattttagaaatTAAGATGTCCATACAATAGCGAGCATCCAGTCGTCATTTTGGATGAGAGATGAGTTTTTGGATGTTTGTATACAAAAATTGCTAGGTGCATGGTTGAAATTTCTACAAGATTTTAAATAATTAGGAATAGACTTTATGTAACTAAGTTACACGCAGAAAAAACAAATATACATACAAGTACAGGTTTATCAAtacaaaaaaagagaggagtACATGTACTAGACCAATTAGATTTATTTCTTAAGGACCCTAGAGAGTCGTTCCTCTCTCTAGGGTTTGCAAGGTCTGCAGACGAGGGGAGGGTTCTAGCGAGCAGTAGACGGCAGCGCGTGGCCCGTCCGTGCTCAGAGTTTGGTCTTGGCCAAACGAGGTGTTTTCCAAGTGGTGTTCTCGAGTGCAGGGGAAGACACGAATTAATTTCTGTAGCTGGATCTCGAAGGAGGAAGGCTCGTTCGGTTGCAGATCAGTTTGGGGCGAGCAGATCGGGTTGAGTGGTGATCTAAGCGCTCCGTAGTGGTGTGCGGATTTAGTTGGTTTTTTGACTGGAGTTTGTCTGGTTCTGGATCTTTGTTGATTACAGAGAGACAGAATGGTGGAAAGGCCGACTGCCGGAAGTTCAGATGCCGGCGGCAGCGGCGACAGCCTAGCACAGTGTTTGGGCTTCTGTTTCAAGTACTCGGATTTGGGTTTGGGCCCAATTTGAGTAAGCAGATTTTAAAGAAGAGCAAGAAGACCAACCTGTTGTCGAGGTTGTTAGCTGCTAGATTTTAATTTATGCTATTAGACCATTGGGTGCAAGTCTTATTGAGGTAGGGATAAACTCTATAAGCTTtgctaagatgtttctagttgtaatttgtaccacaattgcgtgccggcaaattagactagatgaatgatttttcctTAAGAAGCGAGGTTATTCTTGCCTAGTTAGGCTTGTGTCATGTGAGCGTCCcattagactttaatgagtttagttttaACTTAGATAAGTTATCCGGTACgtttttcggattttcttataTAAGTTCTATTAGACTCTGGCCCATTTTCATGGCTTAATTACTAATGAAAtcaatttctattaaaaaaaatacaaaaaaggaGTACATGTTTACCTGGACACACTAAGAAATTTGTGGTTACTCACAATTATATCTAATAGCAAACACTCAATTTAAACCGTATCCATGAAGAAAATTAGCCACAAATGGCGGAGTCATATCCTATGAAATaaaaccttaaaaaaaaaaagaaaaaagaagtgcCCACGTTCACTTGTACTTCTAAAGGAGGAAAAACTGAATTCAATCCCTTCTTATCAGTGAAATGACCAAATTGATATACTTGGTTCTCCTGTTTGACAAGTGATTGGTGACGAGCTCCGTGTACCTCTGAAACAGATCATCCATAATTTCTATCCCGAAATGAGCTTCGATCATTGACTCTACCACCGCTCTTATGGTTTTGGCCACCCGTTTCCCACTAATAGCCACCATCTGATCATGTTCAAAACCATTAACGATATTAGCTTGATCATCAACAACATCACCACCACCGTCCCAATCAATTTCGAACGCTTCAAGTCGATCCATTATGAAGGATTCGTCCTTTTGCAACACCGACTTCAGTTCCTCTGCACATGGGGCATAGTAGGGAGCGTTGAAGGAATCAACTTTCTCCTCTTCCACAAGACCCTGAAAACCATACGCATATAAAGCTTAGTTATGTTTTGCTACTAGTTGCAGACTTGCAGGTATATGCTAAAACAGTAAAACGAAAAAAGTGAATATATTCGGTACATCTGAAACCATGCTCATCAATGCAAGGGCCAAGAGTTCCCAATGGTAGCAACTCTGTTCGGTTGTAGGGTCAAGTGTTGGCCTGCCCATGaatgacaagaccattcttcctcctccaactATTTCTTCTGCCCGAGACTTGAGAAACATCAAAAAGTCCTCGTGGAATTGAAGTGAGTACGCATCCAATACGCATTGCGGACTGCTCTTAGAAATGTAGATCTTCCCCTTGTTCAAGGCCGTGCCGGTCTTGCTGTCCAGGCTAGGGGGAACCTGAGAGAGCCAGTGAAGACTGGAGGACGAGTGCACGAAATGCAGGCTTTTTCTGGCAAACAATCTGCCGTAGAAAGAGCCCGGCACAGCCGAAATGAAGAGGTTGGGGTTAGCCCCAAACAATCTCTTGTAGCGATCGTCTTCTCTCAGCTTGTTGTAGAATGCGGGAAGTGTCATGAAGACGGTGTTGAAGTCGTTGCTGCATAGGTCGTTGAGAAACACTCTAAACTCCATTGACGACGACGAGGGATGCAGCTGGCCACTGCTGAGTTGGGCATGTATGACATCCATGATCTCCGATATGAGAAGCAAGGTGTTAGGTCCAGATGAGCAACCCAAATCCGCTATGCCCATACTCTCCGTTGCCATAACACGGTTTGACCCCAACAGTTCGAGCAAGGCTTTCTCAATGATTGGCTTTGCGATTGCTAATATTTTGTTCTGCAAAAATAAACGATTATCAAGGAACGCGCACACACATGCATTAATGATGTTATGATAGTAGCTGTAATGATCTGGAAGGAAGAAATTACGTAATTAGCTCTGTATATATAGTTACCTGAACTTCGGAATTTTGGGCATAACTAGCCTCGCCGTTGCCTTTGTTCATGTGAAGTATCTGCACCACCTCCATTTCGATTCCCACCGAAGGCTAACCGAGAAGAGAAtggaagaggagaagaagagaggttgtTGAAGATGGTGGTGATCGGAGTAACGGTGGTACGTGCTCTATATATAGAAGCATAGACCGAGTACGTCGTCGGTCTTCCGTATAGGACCTCCGCTGTGTGGTAACAATCTTGGTAATAGTACTACGTTGTATCTAGTTGCGTATCACGTGACtcaccgcccagagaccaaatGCAATCAACACGTGAAGAGAAGTACAAATTAGAGTGACATGCACATTAATCTTAATTTTAGAAAAGAACTTATGCTTGGAAATTATGTATGTATGGACGAGGATTTTTCGGTTGGAAAACGACTATACTGCATCTGCATGGGAATGAGTTGGACTGGCTTAATTAGTACGTACCACAAAGCTAATTAGCTGTATTAATTCTTGTAAGTGGGAATGGAACCAGAGGATACAGTTGCATTTAGCATATGTCTAGCTCATGCCGCATAATATCGATCAATCGATCACCTCGcgtctctaattttttttcccagTACTTGCTTAATTTAAACGTGCTATGATTCTTTTGCATGCTAATTTGTCCCCAGCTCTCTGCGTTTGAGAATAAGAGAGATTTGATTGAGATATTATCGAATTCAAATAGACTCACTTAACCACCTAATAAGTTAAATCTATATTTAGTCAAAGTTAGTTGAAATATGATAGTAGGTTTTGACAAGAAGGGTTGATCATTTTTTTGGTCTTCTATGTTTGACCCCAACAGTTCGAGCAAGTCTTTCTCAATGATTGGCTTTGCGATTGCTAATATTTTGTTCTGCAAAAATAAACGATTATCAAGGAACGCATACATAGAAGACCTAAAAAAATGATCATGcttctttatcttttttttaaaataaaggtTCATTGTATTAGATGACAAGCCAAAAAGTcagagtctaacatacacttaaagATATAAGGGTCCttgcccaaaagcaccaaaatgagcaaaacttttcccacttaccccagcaacagtttttcattcccactaacccaattttaaggaaaatgactattttgcccataacttaattaaagaattacaagcttctctccctccctctccctccggTATCCACCTCCAGCACGACAtcactctatctctctctctctctctcccctcctccgatctctctctccctctctctctacccccCAAATCAAATGAGACGAACTCCGTCGTACGGACGCCACCGCAACTCCAGCTCCGATGCTCGGAGCAAGCCTGACCGCTACCCCTACTCGCCTACCCCCTCATCCTACTCCGACGCATCCATTGCACGCAAGTCCACCTCCGGCCAGACCACCTCCGCCCTCCGCAAGATCCGCCAAGCCCCCTCCGTCAAAGTCTCCGATCTCCGCTCCCTTATCCACGAAGACTCCGACCAACCGCAGCCGTCTGATGCCTCCAAGCTAGTCGTCCTCCGCGGCCGCGTCCAAGCCACACCCGACGCCGACGGAACCTATAAGAGCCTCAAGTCCAGCCCGATCATCAACCCCGATAATAACGAGAACACCACCATCGACGCCGTCATCGTTCAGAGGACGCAACGGGTGCGTTTAGCGTTTTTGATTTTCGTTCTTGCTAAGCAAGTTTCGGAGTCACAAATCCGAGTCACCGGCGCCGGCTTTTGACTTGGGTGCCCAGTAACCTCCAAAAACCTCCAGATCTGGATCTTCTGTTGACTCTTTGTCGGAGACGAAGACTGTATCCCTctgcaattttctttttccgTCTGAGATCGAccgctcttcttccttttttccttttttttttggacgacgtccttttttttttttggacaacaatttttttttttaatagataaCATGGGGCAGGAGGcctataatcaaagaaaaaagaaaaaaaatgttttatttgggagcaatagacgtctattggagggcaatagacgtctattggagggcaatagacgttttgaattgatgtaatctctgcgttttttttctttaatggaagttttatttgtttaatgtaGAAAAATTAGTTTTCATTCCGGCGATCGAaagttgtattggggggcaatagacgtctattgaggggcaatagacgtctattgaggggcaatacaggtgtattgggggacaatagacgtcacgcctattgggggcaatacatggctgatagacgtctattggggggcagtagacgtctattggggggcaatacatggctgatagtcgtctattgggggcaatacatggctgataatcgtctattggggggcaatagacgtctattaggggcaatagacgtctattgggggcaaaaacactttccggtgggtggtagccggtgatcggaatctggcggccggtgaccggattccggcgaaaattggccggattccggcgaccgctcaccggattccggcgaagttggccggaatccggcggccggtgaccggaatccggctgccggtgatcggactccggcgaagtcccctatggtttctctctcttccattctctctctctaagtaacaaaggtgagggtaaaatggtattaaaaaaataataaaaacaaaaaaaaatcttaatggggtattagggaatacctccttagagtgttttgg
Coding sequences:
- the LOC112173074 gene encoding probable jasmonic acid carboxyl methyltransferase 2 isoform X3 — protein: MEVKQILHMNKGDDETSYAKNSKIQCKILSITKPIIEETVLKILGSDLVPKQSFGIADLGCSSGPNSLLLISEVMDVIHAEYSRLSQPSLQLQSSTREFRVYLNDLFSNDFNTIFVSLPEFYDKFKQDFKDTTTSEGPDLFISAVPGSFYGRLFPNKSLHFVHSSSSLHWLSQVPPGLDTALNKGKIYISKSSPECVKEAYSQQFHKDFSVFLKSRAEEIVSGGRMVLSFMGRRLSDPTIEESCYLQWELLANALMTLVLEGSIEEEKVESFHAPYYAPCPDELNLQLQKEGSFVMDRLEAFEIDWDGGTDLDKNTKNTTNETVASSGERVAKTIRAVVESMLESHFGEDLTMDTLFQRYAELVSDRLSKSRTKYINLVISLIKN
- the LOC112173074 gene encoding probable jasmonic acid carboxyl methyltransferase 2 isoform X2, with product MDVIHAEYSRLSQPSLQLQSSTREFRVYLNDLFSNDFNTIFVSLPEFYDKFKQDFKDTTTSEGPDLFISAVPGSFYGRLFPNKSLHFVHSSSSLHWLSQVPPGLDTALNKGKIYISKSSPECVKEAYSQQFHKDFSVFLKSRAEEIVSGGRMVLSFMGRRLSDPTIEESCYLQWELLANALMTLVLEGSIEEEKVESFHAPYYAPCPDELNLQLQKEGSFVMDRLEAFEIDWDGGTDLDKNTKNTTNETVASSGERVAKTIRAVVESMLESHFGEDLTMDTLFQRSFLAFMNNIYQSICTCVLFSNSCFES
- the LOC112173074 gene encoding probable jasmonic acid carboxyl methyltransferase 2 isoform X1 translates to MDVIHAEYSRLSQPSLQLQSSTREFRVYLNDLFSNDFNTIFVSLPEFYDKFKQDFKDTTTSEGPDLFISAVPGSFYGRLFPNKSLHFVHSSSSLHWLSQVPPGLDTALNKGKIYISKSSPECVKEAYSQQFHKDFSVFLKSRAEEIVSGGRMVLSFMGRRLSDPTIEESCYLQWELLANALMTLVLEGSIEEEKVESFHAPYYAPCPDELNLQLQKEGSFVMDRLEAFEIDWDGGTDLDKNTKNTTNETVASSGERVAKTIRAVVESMLESHFGEDLTMDTLFQRYAELVSDRLSKSRTKYINLVISLIKN
- the LOC112174859 gene encoding probable jasmonic acid carboxyl methyltransferase 2, with product MEVVQILHMNKGNGEASYAQNSEVQNKILAIAKPIIEKALLELLGSNRVMATESMGIADLGCSSGPNTLLLISEIMDVIHAQLSSGQLHPSSSSMEFRVFLNDLCSNDFNTVFMTLPAFYNKLREDDRYKRLFGANPNLFISAVPGSFYGRLFARKSLHFVHSSSSLHWLSQVPPSLDSKTGTALNKGKIYISKSSPQCVLDAYSLQFHEDFLMFLKSRAEEIVGGGRMVLSFMGRPTLDPTTEQSCYHWELLALALMSMVSDGLVEEEKVDSFNAPYYAPCAEELKSVLQKDESFIMDRLEAFEIDWDGGGDVVDDQANIVNGFEHDQMVAISGKRVAKTIRAVVESMIEAHFGIEIMDDLFQRYTELVTNHLSNRRTKYINLVISLIRRD